The region ACTTGCTTCTCTATTTCGTTCTTGTGATGGTGCGGTAGCGATAAGGCATCACGTTTACTGCTCCCTGTCCTTCCACAAGGTTCATTACGTGCTCTTTGTTTCGTTTTGGTGGTAGATCTGTAGGTGTTTGAAACACTTGCTCGTATTTGTGTAATATTGTTCCCAGCTCTTTTTGTTGTGCAGACAAAATATTATTTTCAACTTCTTTGGACTTCATTTTTTCCATTTCCCACAACAAGCCCTGCGTATTGGACCTGGGCTTACTCAGTATACTTTGCAAGGCGACTGTTGACTTCCTGCACCCCTCTTGTCCCTTAAAAGTGACCCACGTTACGTCACTCCAAAAACTCATAGTTTGTTGCTTCCGATTAGTGATAATATCCCCCAATGTTTTAAGCCACTCAATGACTAAAACCACATTAATTCCACCTAACTCAAATAAATGCATCTCTAAGTCTAATTTAAATTCTCCAATACAAAGCTTCATCCCCCTACACACCCCTTGCGTTGCTATTTGAAACCCATTTCCCAATTTGACCTTCATCTAGCCAGTCCATTTGATGTACTAATTTTTTTGAGATGAAATTATGTGTTGCCCTACTATCTACCAAAATCAATACCTCCACTCCTTGTATTGACCCTTGGAATTTCATAGTATGATGAGTCGTATGTGCAATGTGATACAAATTAAGCACACTCATCTCTACCTCCTCCTCCTCACTTTCATCCACCTCTACAGCCAAGAGTTTGGTCTCATCCTTGTCATCTCTGTCATCCTCCATAACCAAAACTCTAAGTTGTTTATCCAAACATTGGTGCATGGGGTGGAAGGGACCTCCACACTTAAAACATAACCCCTTTGGATTCCTCTCCATCAATTCATTGTAAGATAAATGCTTGAAACCCCTATCATGAGGCCCATTACGTTTTTTATCACCTTGGACTTGTTTGTATCTCCTAAGCCCACTCGCTCCACTCTTTACACCCCCATTCGACCCAGCATCTTTCCCTCTTATCATGACCCAATCAGATCCAGCTTTCTTTCCCGGCAACTCATTATGAGTAGGACCATACCCAAATTTGGGCCCACGACTAAAGCTCGACCCATTTGCACCTTTCACCTTCCTCTCAACAGCTCTTGTGACTTGGAGCAGTTTTGTTCTGTTTATCTCCCCCATAGCTGCTAAGCTTCGTACCTTCCCCTTAATTCCCGTCTTCAATCCATGTAGGAAATACCCACGAAATTGTTTCTCCGGGAGTTTCGAAATTTGAATTGTTAGGTACTCAAACTCGGTGATATACTCCTCAAAAATTCCATCTCGCTTCAACTCCATCAATTTCTCATAAACATCGCCCTCACCGTGTCCTCCATACCTCTCCAACAACGCCTCCTTCAACGCTTCCCATGTCAGCCCCTCCTCTTCTCCAATCAAAGAATTGAAAAAATGAATAGTTGACTCCTCCATGCACAGTTGATCCAAGCTCACTTTCACCTCTGGTGTCGTGTCCTGAACACGGAAATATACTTCTGCTCGTGAGATCCACCCCGACGGATTCTCACAGTCAAACGTCGGAAGTTCAACCTACTTAACGAACTGACAGTACTCCGTCAATGCATCCCCACGAAGACTGTTGACAACTGTGTTATGTGGATAACCATTTCCCGTCACCGCCGATGAGCCTTTAAAATAAGCGCCCGCGTCTCCTTCATCCACCATCAACGACTTAACCAAACATTTTTCCAGCATTGCTATCAAATTAGTCTGGTTTGTCGTCACCAAATTCTGCACCTCGACGAGAGTTGATCGCACCTCCGAGATCTCACTCTCTAAAGCTTCGACCCTAGCTTCCATCTTTGTGAACGCTGGCAACGTCACCTTCTTAGGTGGCATTCACTGGCTCAGTCGTCGAATCCGGTAGGTCGGCCCACTTGATACGTACCAAAACAGTATAACAGAAATATAATAGTACAAAAAGCAAAACAGGAAAAATGAGAGTTTTATTACAGTGATCAATAATGGAAACAAGTACAAAAAGGGGAATGCAATCCATAGTACTGACAAGATCAAGGCTCCTAATAGGAAGCTAGAGCTTCTTATACATGTTAGTATATCACTATAATCCAAGATAAGATCTACCTTCTCTCTCTGACTCCTTATATCATGGAAACGGAATACAATGGTGCTCTCCTCACCCCAGACATGTCACCTCATTTGTAACTAATTAGACACCAATTCCCTTACTACCCTTCCTTTTAGAATATACTTTCCAAGCCTTGGGTCCACTTGATTCATTGTGAACCAGCTACTCATGTGGCAATCCTTGCTCAACTAGCTGGGTCCTATCAAAGAAACTATGTATGGGTTGTTACACTTAACTTTCTTTAAAAACAATATATTCCAGAGGTGAGTTCTGATCCTGTAACTCAATTATAGCTTACTTGCACTGTTGAAAATAGTCACCCCATTTTAAAATCAATCTTTAAGGACCTTCAATTATCATATTTGACGCAAATTTAGTCTCAACCCAGTTTTTAGCTCAAAAAAGATATTTTATCTTGTGTTTCAAAATTGGAGCAGTAAATCACTGCTTTTGGGgctaaaaatcatttttgagacTAAAAACCAAGGCTGGGACCAAAATTACAACAAATATGATAATTGAGGGACTAAAGAGTTCGATTTTAAAGGGGAGACTATTTTCGCGAGAGTCTAATGTAATAGGAGAACTAATAGTGCAATTAAGCCACcaattaaaaatcatttttgagacTAAAAACCAAGGCTGGGACCAAAATGACAACAAATATGATAATTGAGGGACTAAAGAGTTCGATTTTAAAGGGGAGACTATTTTCGCGAGAGTCTAATGTAATAGGAGAACTAATAGTGCAATTAAGCCACCAATTATTTAAGTATAGTTCACAGCAACAAGGTAGCACAAAAGATGTATCAATTAATATGGCCATTTCTCAAAATTTGGGATGGTCATAATTCATCCCTACAAAACCGACTTGTAAGGTAAGGATTAccccacttataaacacaacACAGGTTATATCtctaagcaatgtgggactaaATCCACCCCTTTAAACTCAACTCAATGAAGTATTGGATGCTGCGAGTAAAGCAAGTCAAAGTGTCGCAATTAAGGCGACTAGGGTCGACCGCAATTAAGGCGGAAATTCCAACATACCCCCTCACGCTTGGGCCTCAATGAGCCCGTAGCGTGGACGATGCGAGAAGCCCAACAATGGATCTAGGATAGGCTTTGATACCATCTCAGAATTTGGATTGAAcctaactcatccctacaaaaccgACTTGTAAAGTAAGAATtgtccccacttataaacacaGCACATACCATATATATGCAATGTTAGACTAAATCCATCCCTTTAAACCCAACCCAATGAAGGTGTTGGAAGCTACAATTGAGACAAACCAAAGTGCTGCAATTAAGACGATTAGGGATAGACCGCAATTAAGGCGGAAATTCCAACACCATTTATCAGAGTCGTTTCAAAAAAAAGAGTGTCAAATGATTGAAATTATACTTTTTTGAATAAATAGTGGTTTAAGCAATACTATTTACATATATACCTTTAGCCAGTCATACATGGTGAGGGATGTAGTTGTGCACGACCAATCAAGTACGCATCGTAATTCATAAAGGAATGGCAGAGCACGATAAAGTCTATATCCTAAGTAGTTGATTCGTGAAACTTCACTAGTCAAAAATTGTCGGTACAATGTGCTCTTGTTAGGAATGCCATATCGGATTTGTACAGCTTGCAATCCTAGGGAAATTGCTTTCGCAAGAAATATGGCACGGAGAGCAAACTGAGCTGCATGCTGTCGAGATGGATCCAATTGCCAATCATACTCTGTAACTGAATACGTGAAGAGAATGAGGTTGAAAATATAGAATATCACTTTCCCCGTGGCAAATGAGCAGAGGTATATTATACGATCAAGTACAATCAAGAAGAAGATAGCCTGAGTAGAAGAAGTAAATTTTGTTAGCAGTCTATATGACTTAACACAAATGTAAAATGAACAAATTGTCCAGTCATTCCGGCATTACATTAATCCAAGAGTGAACCAAATATGCCAGTTAAAACTAGTCATTCTCTTTTGAAGCGGAATAAATTATAAAGGAAAACTATCTAAATTTTTCTTTCTAATTGAAAAACATAGAGAACCATAAAAATAAACTGAAACATTTCAAAGGTTCTATAAAATTTTCCAGCATAAGAAATGTCATGAACTGAAAAAGCCAAAAGCTTAAGCTGCCATGAATTTTATTATTACATGTCTAACATGATCTGTGGTGCAAGAGTCATTCTAGGCATGAAGCATGAGAAATGAACATGCCCATCTACCTTGTGCTGAAATACAACTAATATTGGAACGATGGGGGTGCAAGGATCAATCCCTTACTTGGTATTAATAGAGTTTTAGAGTGAAAGAAAAAGTAAGGGCGCTGTAGATTCAACGGGGAGGTGTTATAGAAAAGGGAGGGTATTTTTGAGACAAAAATCTAAAAAAAAGGGGGAAGGGTGGTGTGTGTTCAGTAAAAAAAAGTAGCCCCAAATTTAATTCTGTAATTGATGGGCCTAGCCCAAGACTATAATTGTGACCCCTATTCTCTTTCTCAAGCAGCTTGCATTAGTACCTTAACAAATTCTACAAAAGCACTTTAGTTGAAAATGAGCAAGAGGGTGGAGAGGTGCACTATAATGGTAATGAGAATACTGTCAGATGCCTAATTTCAACCTTGAGTACAAGGATGAATTCGAGGGGGTGGTATTTTTAGGatagaaaataagaaaaaattAGTAAGTGACAATTAGAGGGTGTGACCTTCATATAGTTTGGATCTATAGACATCTAGTGAATAGCTTAAAATATTGTTTTGAAGGGTAAACCTTCAGAGGAGTATCTTCTCACCTATTTTTCAACAAAACTTTTTTTTTGTACTAAGGAGGGCCTATGGGATGTCATCCCCATTAAATTCTTCAGTAACAGCTGAGAGCATCCTAAAGGGGGAACATGCACAATATGAAGAACAACATATTCTTTCTTTTCGGTTAAACTTTGGTTTCTAACATGGTATGAGTTGAACTAATTAGTTTATTAGTACAACTGTGGCCGACAAACTTTTCCATGCCTCTCAAAAGAACAAAAGGATAATAAAAACTGGAAAATAAAAGACGTACCATCAACATAAAGACATATTCTTTTGGAAACTGGTCTTCAAGCTGATACACTTCAAGGAACTCACTTTTGTTTTTTATGACAGACTGGTAGAAGATGGCAACAAGAAAGAATACAATCAGATCTGCACAAAATATGTAGGCATACAGATCAACTTCTCTCTTGCCTCCACCAATTACAGAGAGAATACGGTAAGGGAATCCCACTTCTTCTACATAACCTGCACGCTGAGCTTTGAGAATTTCCTTGGCAACATCAGCTGCTGGAGTTAAAGATTTATTCCATTCTGCTAAAGAACAATCAGTTACAGGTGAGGCATACACAACCTCGAAAACCACTAAGGCAACACTCGAATTCTCTTTACTTCTTTCAATGCTTTGAATGTTAACCCTACTAGCAAAAGAGCAAATACTTGGGTTCTTTTCCTTGCACTTATCATTGTGGATAACTCTGAGTAACTTATTAATTCCAGATTCAATTCTCTCTGGTTGAATCCCATCCTCTGGCCAGAAGTTGACATCCATAGACACCTGAACAAAATAAGGAGGTGATTCTGCTCCCTGTGTGAGTGATTTCCAGTACCTAAAAAAGCTTCTCACTACCAGTTTTACCATGTTAGTCATCTGAGTTAGCAGATCCCATGCTTTATCTCGCCAGCTATAACTAGTTGGGTTATCTTTTGTGTGGAGATCATTCCTCTTAAATTTGAAGTCGGTAGAAGACATCCATTCACCATCCTTGGGTGTTATGGAACTTTGAATGAGGGTAAATAAATAGACAAGAAAAAGAGGCAATGAACTGACAACAAATGAAGACGTGACCTTGTGTGTTGGAAAACCTAATTCTCTCAACAGGCCAGGATCAATACTCAACCCACAATGCTGGATGATGATTTGATACAAATACTGAAGTAAAATGTAAAGTTCTGTATAGATCAACATGATAACCCAGGAGATGTAACTCGGGCCTGTATTAACCCATAAAGCATACAAATAAAGAGCGCCAAGATACACCATTGATAACAAACTGAAGTTCCATAAGAACACAAGAACAAAGCAAAAGTAACATACTACATCATTGTTGGAACGCATCTGGTACCATATATAACGAAAGATCCTTCCTAACTGCAGACTTGCAGCATCAGAACTTCTATCAGACTGCAAAGATGAAGCTCGATCCAAAAATATATGCCGAGGTTTCTGACTTTCCATCTCGTCATATATCTGATCCTCTGCGTTTGTGTGTTCATTGGAATCAGAATCTTCTTGTGAAATATTCAGAAAGCTCACTAAGTTATTAACTGCCTGATTTCCAATGGACTGCACCTGGGAAACACCATCACCTAATAACTGTACAGCAGATTTCAACGGGTTTTCTTTTGCTTGCCCTTTAACTTTTCCCTTTTTTCCTGAATCACTAGAAGGAGTATCAATGTCTATTTCAGTAATTTCACATAGAGGAGAATCAACTGAATGCTTTACATACTCCTCTGTTAATGGAGTTTCCACATCCATGCAAGCAGATGATTCATGTGATTCAGTTGGGAAAACAGCATCCTGTCTTATTTCGGAATCTAGTCTCCCCAAAACCAGGTCTTCTTTATCAGGGATTCCAATGTCATTATTTGATATAAGAGAAGCACTCCTTCTCCTTCTTAAACCCTCACTGCTGTGAGAAAATCCATCAATACAATTAGTGGATGTGTTAATATCATGGAGCTGTATTTGCAGGTTCAGCATTTCAGATTTCATCTTCTCCACCTGCATATTACGCTGTCGTTTTTTCTCCTCACTTTCACGAATTTGTTGTAATTGCTCAGTTTTCCATGCAGCCTTTTTCTCTTGCTCACGCACAATTGCACCAATTTGCTCTGCTTCCAGGTACCGACACACATAATCAAACTCTTGAGAGGAAAACATGTATGACTGAAGTGATACCAGCACAAAAATGATAATCTCGACAATTGCAGATCTTGCAGTAATCCGAAAACCATAATCATATTTATAAAAACCAATCATCTCATAGATGGAATTTGCTGTGTCACACTTTCCAGCACTTGGCCCCCCAACAAAAGGAGACTGATAGGCAAGAGAAAGTATAATAACAACAAAATTGTATACACGCAAGAACTTGAATATTTTGTTCTTCTTTTTCAGTATTTCAAGTCTCATGCGAAAGAATACCAGAGCAAAGGCAAGATAACCAAGATGCAAAATATCGTACTCAAGTGTTCCAGTAATCAAAATTAATATTAGCACAAGATCTAACAGGTGGCAATAGCAGTAAAGCCTTAAATAATCAAGAAAGGTCCACATGCTTTTAGTTTCAAACGATAGATCTCTCCAAACAAATGTGTTCTTACGTTGAGACATAATCTGACGGTATGTTGACGATCCTGAAAAGCTAGACAGGCGATCAGCACGAAGTTTGAAACAAGCCAGCATGAATACCACAAAGTAGCTTATCAGCATTCGGGGATCATCAACAACAAGTCCTACATCAGAAAAGTAGTGATATGATCAGAACAATGAAGGCACCAATGCACAGAATTATATTTAATAGTATGAGCATATTAAATACACTGGTGGAAAAGCCTTGAATTTTTTCTAAAACTGATGCGATATCAGTAGTTTCCATTTGATTCAGATAGGGAGATGCTCCAAAGAGGAAAACAAAAAGACAACAGATAATTCAGGAGTCTGAACAAAATTAAGGAGCCAATAAACCAAACGTTTAGGCTATTAAATAAAACCATCAAATTCCCATATAAACTTGAAACATTAGAGCCACAAATATTAGGCATGAACATGGGATTCTTTCAAAGTTGCAACTGATAAGGACAAGAGGGTCCTACCAAGCCAACATTTCTCACAATAATGGAAATGCAAAGTTGAAGTTTTCCAGCAGTCATGGCAATGAATCTCACTTGTAGCATTGGAATTCAAAGGTGACATATCCTTCCAGATGACAAAATATTCCAAGATGAGAATGGAAGCAAACAAAAAGACAAATATGGGCCAGATTTTGCGGATAACTTGCCGATTCAAAAGAATACAAGCAGCAAGCAGTGCAATATATAGTATGGATAGTGCATTTAACAAGGCAAAGCTTGCCAGTAGTAAAGTGATCATGTTTATCTCAAGACCCAACAGATTAAACATATTCTCCATCCAAAATTTCATATATATTTTTAAGACAGTTTTCTGTGTTTCAAACCGCTCCTTTCTCAAAGAAACAATTCGCATCTTGTCCCACTTGTGGCTCTCCTTGTTGCTTCCCCAGATAAACCCGAATGAATACTTTTTGCTGTTACTGTCAGAACCTCCAGTATTAGCGGATGTAGTAACATGTGCTCGAGGCAAACCAGAGGTTACAATTTTCGATGACTTGCTAGATGCCCCTTCTTGTAATGCAGCTGGCGGGAAGGGACTACATGACGGTTTACTTTCCTCATTGCATATTGTAACATCATCAAATGTATCTTCTGTGGAAACAAACAAAGGACAAGGTTCTTCCCACTGTTCATTGCTTAAAACTATATTTGGCATCCTTTCCAGCCAACGGAAGACATTGTATTGAAGAGTACAAGCCACAATAACCAGCACTTTCCCCCTCAATCCTGATTCTAGACCCCAAAATCCAGGGCTGTATACACGGAAGCCCAAGATGATCGATACATTAGAGTACTTTTGCCCAGGGAACATTTTAGCTTGCTCACCCCACATCTGGAAAAGATACTCGGCTGTCACCAGAAAACCTGTGTATACTAAGAAAGATTTGGATGGGATACTAGAAATTTTTGGTAATGTGGAGCAGAAAACAAAGCCAAGAAGATACAAGAACCCAAATGTACTGACTGGGGATAAAGATGCATAAAACAAAGCAATAAACAAGATCTTCTGACTGTGCCAGATAAGCAATCGCTTGATGAACCCAAGTGGCCCTGGTTCCAACTTATCCAAGTAAACTTGTCTGTTCTGCTTGCTCTGCCTCCTCTCATAGCTATAAAGTTGCATAACAGTTAAGACTGCTAGAGACTCCCAAACATTGTCAAAAGAAGATGCTTTTGAGTCATATCCGAGATAAAAATAGAGATCCATCATTCTGGACAAATACATCTCAAGGCTTGAGAAGCTGCACAAGCTGTATATGAAGATAAACACTGAAATTGCATATACTTTCAATGGAAGCCAAAGCTGTCTTTTTGTTCTCTCAACAAGTTGTCTTCCAATAATCCACAGAAGGAGAAGGAATATGTAACCGAATGATGTGTAATTAGGCTTCACCATGTATACTGTAAAAAGAATAGTCAAGAAAGCAATGTAGGTGCCACATGATCGGTATATAGATAGGAACTTCTGCCCAATTGCACTGAGGTATGATGCTATTCTTCTTTCTGTAAAAATAAAACGAGGAGAAAACATATTACACAATCAACAAGATAGCAGCTTCAAAATTGTGGCAGTACAAAGACTTAGTTTAACTAGACATGTGTTTCTACAAATAGTTATGCATGTCTGTACTTGAAGTGCCCCAAGCAGAATTGCTTGATTACAATTTTTTCATGATCCAAACAGAGCCTGTGTAACAGGATTGTAGGTCCTAGAATAGTTGTTGGCATTACTCAACCATAATGCCATTGCCACCAACAGGCAATTGGCTTAGAAGGGATAATTTCTAAACTTATATGCCCCACCCCCACCTTGCTTTTGAGTAATTGATGTAACAAGTTCATCTGCTTAACAGCTTCCTACTGTCATCTCCAGGTACAGATTAAAAATAATTAGTAAATTGAAATGTTTGAACTAATGCCAAATTTATATCAGTATGTGTATCTATGATACACTATGTCTAgtaaataaaatgaaattttaCAAGGCACCGTAAGAGATTTTGATATGTACCATAAGAGAAATTCTCAACACTGTTTCTCACAGACGAGGAAGAATATACAGACAATAAAACAGATTTGTTAAGCCCGGCTTTCAAGATGCTAAATCCAATAGGAGGGCTAGGGGCATGCTGTATGATTGCAGAAAATGAAAATAACATCTCAAAACCATGGTTATGAATTGTGCAAAAGCAAGCGAGCAATGCTACTTCCAAGAAATCCCAGGCACTATCTTCTTCAAGAAAGCCTGAAACGATTCACAAAACATATGGTTAATCTTCCATTTCGTTATCATCTAACAGAAGGGAAGGCATATTGATATGGAATTACTATAAGTTAAGAAGTATAAACCAGCTAAATCCATCTCATACCTAATTGCATTACAATTTCCATGCTTACAGAGCCCTTCTTCTCCAGTGCAGAAGAAACCAGATTAATTTGAAGAATATACAACAGTGCAAAATGAATCTCACATAAAAGAATCAAAGCCTGTCTTAACTTTCTGCTGATACTGTGTCTCAAAAGATAAATCAAGAAGAAAATCACTGAAGAAAAAACATAGAGAAGCTGATTAATGAACTTGCATATGATACTGTCTTATGATAAAATATAGTTTAACTTGTGGGTTTAAAAAAATCAAGGTAAAGGATTATATTCCACAAATCTGTAAAATGGATTCAATGTAAATGAAGTTGGAAGTGTTTGATGAAACATACTATATACAGCATGGATGAACCCAGGTTTTATAGCAATGAGAAAGATCAACGCCAACATTATAGCCCGCGAGCATTTGCGCAGTCCCCATGCTATTGTTGCAACAATCAATACCTTGGTCTCTCCCTCTACTGTGGATAAGAAAGGTTAATAAACAAACAGAGAATAAAAATATATCTAAATTAGTTAGCCAATTTTTCTTTGAAGAATAAGGATCAAGAAGTCGTAGCAAGATTAAGATGGTCAATTAAGAGTGACCACAAAATAACATACAGAAAATTTCAAAATAACAACGAAAAAATCAGATTAATTAATAAACTATGTACAAGTACATAATAAGTGAGTAGAATAGGCAAATAACAACTTTCTATGGATGAAGCTAATCATAAATCAAAAGAATAATGATATTAAGAGTTTCACTAACCACATCAACTTGATGTTAGGTTACTCTGTGTGAGCATGTGCATGTTCTGCCGGAAATTTAAGGGTTTATAACTTTATATGAATGTGTGCATGTGCGTGCCAGGAAGCTGCACCTCTCAGGTTTGAACTTAAATGTGGCCGGTGCACAGCCAGATTTTGGTACCAATATGACAAAGTAATTTCAGGCGTTTTAATCGCACAATATAGTGATTAGAAGTTCTATAGTGTCTTTAAATGTTTTCTAATGAAGACAGAACCACAAAGCAATCCAGAGATGCTAAAAATAGATACCCAGGCCATAAAAATCCAAGAACAAAGCTTTTCAAGCCAAAATGACTACACCATCCAGGCTATATATACCCAGACGCTGTAAAACCTTAATGTAACCAGCCTCGTTGAGGTCAAAGTATTGCTAAAAATTGTAAGAAGAATTCATAATGAAAAAAATTTGAACCCCTGCGAGAAAACATATTCTTTTGCTGCCTTAGAAAATTGACAACTCTACCTTTAAATATCACAATCCACAATAATCTGACTGTCCTAAATGATTTTTAGAGTTAATTTATCAAGAAAAAACTAAATGGATAGACATACAGTTATTGTATACACACATTGGTGGAAATCAATCTCATATTATGAGAATCACAGCATCTCATAACAAGGATTGTGATCAACTATACTGCTTTCATTGTAATTCCTgtatttttagaatttttagaATTTCTAGTAAATGCTGGGTGTTTTTTCTTACTTTAATAATATTTAGTTAGAGTTGAGCAGTTTGGGTGTCTGTTTTTTCTTCGGTATATGGCCATATGCAACCACAAATAAAAGGGAAAGTAATTGTATATAAATGAATAAGTAAAGAGGGCTATGAGTTTTCCAGGAAATAGGTACTGCAAGATTGTAGTTGAATACCTTTTACCGAGGTATAGTCATTTAAAGTTTGTCCACCCTCATCAGACAAGCAGAGGAAAACAGAATTGTTCACAAGATTACCCAATGCCACCAAAATTCCCAGACAAAATTGAGCAAGCAAAAAAAACCCAGGTATTGGATAGTGCCACAGACCCACCATCTCCCAGATTTTCATGTCCTGGTAAACAAGTATCAACTATTTACAGGTATTCAAATTAACACTTGTCTGATGAAAATTGCAACAATGAAAGACATGATTACCCGTCCAAGTTTCCAATTCAGAAATGTAAATGCCACATTAAATATATAGGTGCTAACAGCCCAAAAGAGAATGAAGACAAGAAGCAGGCCATTCAGTCGGTGCAGACGAAATAAGGAAGGGAAGGCATAGATAATGTAACCAACGTAAGCCAGTAGCCCAAATGCACATAAGCTTGCGAAATGGAAGCTCCAAAAGGAAAGGGCAAACAAGGAGACCTGCAAAAAAATTATTTGGAAAATTTATTAACAAATACTACCTTTGTCCCTAAATATAGACTACATCAACTAAATCATAGAAATTAAGAAAAGTTGTACAAGTCTAAGTTTGTTAACAATGATATTCTTGTTCCAAGTTTATCCTTTAAGAGAGAAAATTAATTTATCGTATTAATTActaattacaaaaaaaaatagaGGTAGTTTGGAAAAAGAAATAATTAATAGAGATGAAAATTTGATAGGGGTCCTACAAAATGGAACACAGAAAATCTTCAAGAGGGTTTTACATTTAAACGAGTATACAGAAATAGGAAAATGTGTAGAAATATATTGTATATTTCCTTATGTTTTATGAGAATTACATATGCTGTATTTATAGACTGCATAAGGCACGATTTGAAAGAGAAATCTGACCTAAGAATCAGGGGAATTAATTTCCCATGAATGCTAATTCTAATTACAGAAAAGAACAGGAAATAATAGCTAATTAATTACATTAATCCTAATCCTTAATGAGCTGTACAAACAGAATCATTTGATTCTGTATTGATTATTCCATACTCCCCCTCAATCTGGGTGGTAGATGTCTATCATACCCAGATTGGATCTGATATTCTCGTATATGTTCCTTGGAAGGG is a window of Lathyrus oleraceus cultivar Zhongwan6 chromosome 6, CAAS_Psat_ZW6_1.0, whole genome shotgun sequence DNA encoding:
- the LOC127090960 gene encoding piezo-type mechanosensitive ion channel homolog isoform X5, coding for MIQWMADLLGLYKISENTEWTKICSSLSLILYYIVMSFIKSDLEEMDFIISRTDCNLTEQLLPSKHSFFIRESRSGVRHTNVLLRGAVFRSFSINFFTYGFPVSLFALSFWSFHFASLCAFGLLAYVGYIIYAFPSLFRLHRLNGLLLVFILFWAVSTYIFNVAFTFLNWKLGRDMKIWEMVGLWHYPIPGFFLLAQFCLGILVALGNLVNNSVFLCLSDEGGQTLNDYTSVKVEGETKVLIVATIAWGLRKCSRAIMLALIFLIAIKPGFIHAVYMIFFLIYLLRHSISRKLRQALILLCEIHFALLYILQINLVSSALEKKGSVSMEIVMQLGFLEEDSAWDFLEVALLACFCTIHNHGFEMLFSFSAIIQHAPSPPIGFSILKAGLNKSVLLSVYSSSSVRNSVENFSYERRIASYLSAIGQKFLSIYRSCGTYIAFLTILFTVYMVKPNYTSFGYIFLLLLWIIGRQLVERTKRQLWLPLKVYAISVFIFIYSLCSFSSLEMYLSRMMDLYFYLGYDSKASSFDNVWESLAVLTVMQLYSYERRQSKQNRQVYLDKLEPGPLGFIKRLLIWHSQKILFIALFYASLSPVSTFGFLYLLGFVFCSTLPKISSIPSKSFLVYTGFLVTAEYLFQMWGEQAKMFPGQKYSNVSIILGFRVYSPGFWGLESGLRGKVLVIVACTLQYNVFRWLERMPNIVLSNEQWEEPCPLFVSTEDTFDDVTICNEESKPSCSPFPPAALQEGASSKSSKIVTSGLPRAHVTTSANTGGSDSNSKKYSFGFIWGSNKESHKWDKMRIVSLRKERFETQKTVLKIYMKFWMENMFNLLGLEINMITLLLASFALLNALSILYIALLAACILLNRQVIRKIWPIFVFLFASILILEYFVIWKDMSPLNSNATSEIHCHDCWKTSTLHFHYCEKCWLGLVVDDPRMLISYFVVFMLACFKLRADRLSSFSGSSTYRQIMSQRKNTFVWRDLSFETKSMWTFLDYLRLYCYCHLLDLVLILILITGTLEYDILHLGYLAFALVFFRMRLEILKKKNKIFKFLRVYNFVVIILSLAYQSPFVGGPSAGKCDTANSIYEMIGFYKYDYGFRITARSAIVEIIIFVLVSLQSYMFSSQEFDYVCRYLEAEQIGAIVREQEKKAAWKTEQLQQIRESEEKKRQRNMQVEKMKSEMLNLQIQLHDINTSTNCIDGFSHSSEGLRRRRSASLISNNDIGIPDKEDLVLGRLDSEIRQDAVFPTESHESSACMDVETPLTEEYVKHSVDSPLCEITEIDIDTPSSDSGKKGKVKGQAKENPLKSAVQLLGDGVSQVQSIGNQAVNNLVSFLNISQEDSDSNEHTNAEDQIYDEMESQKPRHIFLDRASSLQSDRSSDAASLQLGRIFRYIWYQMRSNNDVVCYFCFVLVFLWNFSLLSMVYLGALYLYALWVNTGPSYISWVIMLIYTELYILLQYLYQIIIQHCGLSIDPGLLRELGFPTHKVTSSFVVSSLPLFLVYLFTLIQSSITPKDGEWMSSTDFKFKRNDLHTKDNPTSYSWRDKAWDLLTQMTNMVKLVVRSFFRYWKSLTQGAESPPYFVQVSMDVNFWPEDGIQPERIESGINKLLRVIHNDKCKEKNPSICSFASRVNIQSIERSKENSSVALVVFEVVYASPVTDCSLAEWNKSLTPAADVAKEILKAQRAGYVEEVGFPYRILSVIGGGKREVDLYAYIFCADLIVFFLVAIFYQSVIKNKSEFLEVYQLEDQFPKEYVFMLMAIFFLIVLDRIIYLCSFATGKVIFYIFNLILFTYSVTEYDWQLDPSRQHAAQFALRAIFLAKAISLGLQAVQIRYGIPNKSTLYRQFLTSEVSRINYLGYRLYRALPFLYELRCVLDWSCTTTSLTMYDWLKLEDINASLYLVKCDSVLNRATHKQGEKQTKMTKCCNGICLFFVLICVIWAPMLMYSSGNPTNIANPIKDASFQVDIKTVSGRLNLYQTTLCERIQWDSLTSKVNTDPNGYLNAYNKNDIQLICCQADASTLWLVPLVVQTRLVQSLEWYTDMEIFFTWVLSRDRPKGKEVVKYEKAIDPQYLPMQSDVQKVLNGSMNSFRIYNVYPRYFRVTGSGDVRPLEEDGAVNADLILNREQFEWWAFKDVNPPNISKFCGGLTGPMAIIISEETPPQGILGDTLSKFSIWGLYITFVLAVGRFIRLQCSDLRMRIPFENLPSCDRLIAICEDIYNARAEGELGVEEVLYWTLVKIYRSPHMLLEYTKPD